From Paenibacillus sp. V4I7, one genomic window encodes:
- a CDS encoding DeoR/GlpR family DNA-binding transcription regulator, whose product MFQEERLISIVEYLKSNKRITVDLICELYDVSRDTARRDMVKLEEQGTIVRTRGGAILPTLSKEVGDYDQRLQAESSSKLTIGKTAAALIQDGDYIMMDASTTVLHAATALSSKQNVVVTSSIEIAAILTRKDETIIHILGGVLDNKHHSVYGAKAIEMLNDYHVDKLLIGTCGITEEGLSAPNEEDCYLVRAMMQHADQVIVLADHSKFGKRLFHRVVGFESIDILVTDQALSTEMKEKLLACDVEIVLAGGEDQHD is encoded by the coding sequence TTGTTTCAGGAAGAAAGACTTATTTCAATCGTCGAATACTTAAAATCAAATAAACGAATTACTGTCGATCTTATTTGTGAGCTCTACGATGTTTCGCGGGACACAGCTAGACGTGACATGGTTAAGCTCGAAGAGCAAGGGACTATTGTTCGAACGCGCGGCGGTGCCATACTCCCTACCCTTTCCAAAGAAGTTGGAGATTATGATCAACGATTGCAAGCCGAGTCTTCCTCGAAGCTAACGATTGGCAAGACAGCTGCGGCACTCATTCAAGACGGTGATTATATCATGATGGATGCCTCAACCACAGTCCTACATGCTGCCACTGCACTAAGCTCCAAGCAGAATGTCGTCGTGACAAGCTCAATTGAAATTGCTGCTATTCTCACTCGTAAAGATGAAACGATCATCCATATTCTTGGCGGTGTACTGGATAACAAGCACCATAGTGTATACGGAGCGAAAGCGATCGAGATGTTAAATGACTATCATGTCGATAAACTGCTCATCGGTACTTGCGGAATTACAGAAGAAGGGCTGTCTGCTCCCAACGAAGAGGATTGTTATCTGGTGAGAGCCATGATGCAGCATGCGGACCAAGTTATCGTATTAGCGGATCATTCCAAATTCGGAAAGCGATTATTTCATCGCGTAGTGGGATTCGAGAGTATTGACATCCTTGTAACGGATCAGGCATTAAGCACTGAAATGAAAGAGAAATTACTTGCATGTGATGTGGAAATCGTATTAGCAGGAGGAGAAGACCAACATGATTAA
- a CDS encoding HAD family hydrolase, with product MIKLIVSDLDGTLLDHNKKVSSRELAALLKVKEAGIRLCLASGRMNIEMQQVLAEIGHRAYSISQNGAFIHLEDGTFMKSQLFQPDLAYQVYQLLKDFDLVKLVCSGEANYITNLTPASDEVQSRTFQPFIVKEDVEQSLKGDFAVCKFSMFGKIETLLELKALMEDKLGDQLEMFISDKDCLDIMPLAVSKGSSLLVLIEKLGLQPEEIACFGDSFNDVSMFGITPHSFAMKGAHPEVKQKASYHVDSVAEAIGHVFAYNEKYALEQKGSTAL from the coding sequence ATGATTAAACTTATCGTAAGTGATTTGGACGGCACATTACTCGATCACAATAAGAAAGTCAGTTCTAGAGAATTAGCTGCACTATTGAAAGTCAAAGAAGCTGGTATTAGACTTTGTTTGGCATCAGGAAGAATGAACATTGAAATGCAGCAGGTATTGGCGGAAATTGGTCATCGCGCCTATTCCATATCGCAAAATGGTGCATTCATCCACTTAGAGGACGGTACGTTCATGAAATCCCAGCTTTTTCAACCTGATTTGGCTTATCAAGTTTACCAGCTTCTTAAGGATTTTGATCTCGTCAAGCTCGTTTGCTCGGGCGAAGCAAATTATATCACGAATTTGACTCCTGCTTCCGATGAGGTGCAATCCCGAACATTCCAACCTTTTATTGTCAAAGAAGATGTGGAGCAGTCTTTGAAAGGGGACTTTGCTGTTTGTAAGTTCTCGATGTTTGGAAAAATAGAAACTCTCTTGGAGCTTAAGGCTCTTATGGAGGATAAGCTTGGGGATCAGCTTGAAATGTTCATTTCTGACAAAGATTGTCTTGACATTATGCCTCTCGCTGTTTCAAAGGGCAGCTCTCTGCTTGTCCTTATTGAAAAATTGGGATTGCAGCCAGAAGAGATCGCCTGCTTCGGGGATTCTTTCAACGATGTATCGATGTTCGGCATCACTCCTCATAGTTTTGCTATGAAAGGTGCTCATCCAGAAGTCAAACAAAAGGCATCGTACCATGTTGATTCTGTTGCAGAAGCCATTGGTCATGTATTTGCTTATAACGAGAAATATGCATTAGAACAAAAAGGAAGCACTGCCTTATGA
- a CDS encoding sugar MFS transporter: protein MKRLLIMGCLSYLLTGCTHVIFGAVLPELLAHYDRSYSDGGMLVFLEFGGFLLGVLCMPSLIRRISRRSTITAAFGLLFFAMIAIVLLPPWPITVCLSFIAGVAFGLVESCISTFVLMAAKDNQAIAFNKLEVFFGLGALFMPIISSILIAGGLWKYGFLLLGLSALATGIVWSKLSLGEHDTLLAHKADRMQRTEKLPALTKSSLTFLLLLMIVFFLYVGMENTIVNFLPSIFTDQLHASSSVSSLAVTAFWLAMVIGRIFAGVVAEKMTYFRYLAISFAGSLLTVLIWVFSTNLWSSFAVVLLLGLFMSGMFAVALIYANQLLPGRTEQTTSTLIAAGGLGGSILPLGVGWGMDRFHVGVSIWFVLIGMCVVLGIILYSRRWNVQTTKSV from the coding sequence ATGAAAAGACTACTTATTATGGGGTGCTTGTCCTACCTATTAACAGGCTGTACCCACGTTATATTTGGCGCTGTTTTGCCTGAATTACTTGCTCATTACGATCGTAGTTACAGTGACGGCGGAATGCTAGTCTTCCTAGAATTCGGTGGTTTCCTTCTAGGTGTACTCTGCATGCCTAGTCTTATTCGTCGCATCAGTCGCAGAAGTACCATTACAGCGGCTTTTGGTCTTCTCTTTTTCGCCATGATCGCCATTGTCCTACTGCCTCCATGGCCGATTACGGTTTGTCTCTCTTTCATAGCCGGTGTCGCTTTCGGACTCGTCGAATCCTGCATTAGCACCTTTGTATTAATGGCAGCAAAGGATAATCAAGCGATTGCTTTCAACAAGCTCGAGGTTTTCTTCGGACTTGGGGCGTTATTTATGCCAATTATATCAAGTATCCTTATTGCCGGCGGCTTATGGAAATATGGATTCCTGCTTTTAGGTTTAAGTGCATTAGCTACGGGTATCGTCTGGTCAAAGCTTTCCTTAGGCGAGCATGATACGTTATTAGCTCATAAAGCGGATCGCATGCAGCGAACAGAGAAACTCCCTGCACTGACGAAGAGCTCCTTGACGTTTCTTCTTCTACTCATGATCGTTTTCTTCTTATATGTAGGAATGGAAAATACCATCGTTAATTTCTTGCCTTCCATCTTTACCGATCAATTACATGCTTCCAGCTCCGTTTCCTCTCTCGCTGTAACTGCCTTTTGGCTAGCGATGGTGATAGGCCGTATTTTCGCCGGTGTGGTAGCCGAGAAAATGACTTATTTCCGTTACTTAGCTATCTCCTTTGCAGGTAGTCTGCTTACAGTTCTGATATGGGTGTTTAGCACGAACCTATGGAGCAGCTTCGCAGTTGTACTATTACTTGGATTATTCATGTCCGGTATGTTCGCTGTAGCTCTCATTTATGCGAATCAACTGCTTCCGGGGCGTACAGAGCAAACAACGAGTACGCTAATCGCAGCAGGGGGATTAGGAGGTTCTATTCTGCCCTTAGGTGTCGGTTGGGGGATGGACCGTTTTCATGTTGGCGTGTCGATTTGGTTTGTACTGATTGGTATGTGTGTCGTGTTAGGCATCATTTTATACTCTCGGAGATGGAACGTTCAAACCACAAAGTCTGTATAA
- a CDS encoding DEAD/DEAH box helicase, whose amino-acid sequence MSTSFEQLQIAQSYLDKLQELGIGEPTPIQAEGIPVLNQGKDAIIQSQTGTGKTLAYLLPALERIDSTQKQLQVLVVVPTRELGMQIMQEIEKFTDGGPIRSQSLIGGAAIVRQVEKLRLHPHIVVGTPGRLLELMKIKKLTLHHVKMGIVDEVDQVFELGSMQDVEAVLKGMLKSSQMVFVSATIPQSTEQAAGRWLKDPVIIKINPNQRTAETLEHMYVVCQEREKIDTLRRLVRLIKPTSAIVFINVTDDIAQVVAKLQYVGLSVEALYGEASKQDRARVMGNFRDGKFQLLLATDVAARGLDIEGVTHVFHLDPATNAEYYLHRVGRTGRMGREGTTISIVTPKEQFILDKFEKQLGITIAPKAMFEGRLVDPAQDRSAATMRSRREAARPSGAAPTRSSAGAQDAAAPAGAVRTSAAATDARGQSSAAPAKPAAQANTAAGGKTVSKAQRERDRKSKGAPRWLKEKQQNKE is encoded by the coding sequence TTGAGTACAAGCTTTGAACAACTGCAGATCGCGCAGTCCTATTTAGATAAATTGCAAGAATTAGGGATTGGTGAGCCAACACCGATTCAAGCCGAAGGTATTCCTGTGTTAAATCAAGGGAAAGATGCCATCATTCAGTCTCAAACGGGTACGGGCAAAACATTAGCCTATTTGCTTCCAGCATTGGAGCGAATCGATTCTACGCAAAAACAATTGCAGGTGCTTGTAGTCGTTCCTACCAGAGAACTTGGTATGCAAATCATGCAGGAAATTGAGAAGTTCACGGACGGAGGACCGATTCGTTCTCAATCTCTTATCGGTGGAGCGGCCATTGTTAGACAAGTAGAAAAGCTTCGCCTACACCCTCATATTGTTGTTGGTACGCCGGGTCGTTTGCTTGAACTTATGAAAATAAAGAAGCTTACTTTACATCATGTGAAAATGGGAATTGTTGATGAAGTGGACCAAGTGTTCGAGCTAGGTTCCATGCAGGATGTTGAAGCCGTCCTTAAAGGAATGCTTAAGTCCAGTCAGATGGTGTTTGTTTCCGCGACGATTCCGCAAAGCACTGAGCAAGCTGCGGGGAGATGGCTCAAAGATCCTGTGATTATCAAAATCAATCCGAATCAGCGTACAGCCGAAACATTGGAACACATGTATGTGGTGTGTCAGGAACGTGAAAAGATTGATACGTTGAGAAGACTTGTACGTCTGATTAAGCCTACATCCGCTATCGTGTTTATCAACGTCACGGACGATATTGCCCAAGTGGTGGCCAAACTCCAATACGTTGGTCTATCTGTTGAAGCCTTGTACGGAGAAGCCAGCAAACAAGACCGGGCCAGAGTAATGGGGAATTTCCGGGATGGGAAATTTCAATTGCTGCTCGCAACGGACGTTGCCGCAAGAGGACTTGATATTGAAGGCGTAACCCACGTCTTCCACTTGGATCCTGCGACCAACGCGGAGTATTATCTCCACCGCGTAGGCAGGACCGGTCGGATGGGCCGCGAGGGTACGACCATCTCTATCGTGACGCCGAAGGAGCAGTTCATTCTCGACAAATTCGAGAAGCAGCTCGGCATCACGATCGCGCCGAAGGCGATGTTCGAAGGCCGGCTCGTCGACCCGGCCCAGGACCGCAGTGCGGCGACGATGCGCAGCCGCCGCGAAGCTGCCCGCCCGAGCGGCGCAGCACCTACGCGCAGCTCCGCCGGCGCGCAGGATGCTGCCGCGCCAGCGGGCGCGGTGCGCACTAGCGCCGCGGCGACTGACGCGCGCGGCCAGAGCAGCGCTGCCCCGGCGAAGCCGGCGGCGCAGGCGAACACGGCCGCTGGTGGCAAGACCGTGAGTAAAGCCCAGCGCGAGCGAGATCGCAAGAGCAAGGGCGCTCCTCGCTGGCTCAAAGAAAAGCAGCAGAACAAAGAGTAG
- a CDS encoding RNA polymerase sigma factor — protein sequence MRLIFSSDFYTLDKSEQEQIYQEFYLLVYPMIYFILRDHAAVEDIIQESFLRAVRKAPLLTEIDKYESWVKKLTRNVTLNHLRKHKRNRDELEAELMLCIKEAAPTSEYPVPLDQEVELKLMREAIITYINQLSPSYRQIIAMKWIHNLSYKDMANELGVTEGVVRQRLFRARDVIKQRLLEEWGSGG from the coding sequence CTGAGACTGATATTCAGCAGTGATTTTTATACATTAGATAAGAGCGAGCAGGAGCAGATATACCAGGAGTTCTATCTCCTCGTTTATCCCATGATTTACTTCATATTAAGGGATCATGCGGCTGTCGAAGACATTATTCAGGAGTCATTTCTTAGGGCTGTTCGCAAAGCGCCTTTATTGACTGAAATTGATAAATATGAAAGCTGGGTTAAGAAGTTAACTCGGAATGTGACACTCAATCATCTTCGTAAGCACAAGCGTAACCGGGATGAGCTGGAAGCTGAACTCATGCTCTGTATCAAAGAAGCGGCACCAACATCTGAATACCCGGTTCCACTGGATCAAGAAGTAGAGCTGAAGCTAATGCGCGAGGCTATAATCACCTACATCAATCAGCTTAGCCCTTCCTACAGACAAATTATTGCGATGAAATGGATCCATAATTTATCTTACAAAGATATGGCTAATGAGCTTGGTGTAACGGAGGGAGTCGTTCGACAACGCTTGTTCCGGGCACGTGATGTGATTAAGCAGAGACTGCTTGAAGAGTGGGGATCTGGCGGATAA
- a CDS encoding S9 family peptidase, translating into MSIELDDIRDGQLVRKEQIRCFVKHISLYILTYISQGLKVKGLLAVPDGTSPRPAVIYCRGGIKRVGMVRKRRIISMAKRGYVVFAPYYRGNEGGEGREDFGGEDRFDLFHAIPVVQSLEEVLPGPIPLIGFSRGAVMAMRAARECSGVGPVVVWGGVSDMLDTYEQRVDLRRMLKRVVGHPKKQVEAYIDRSPACWVNEINTPIYIIHGTNDSQVDIGHARKLANSLDQAGKDYTMALYTGLEHRFPRKEDEKALDDIFTWLNEKLERSKQEVFST; encoded by the coding sequence ATGTCCATAGAACTAGACGATATCCGAGATGGTCAACTAGTAAGAAAAGAGCAAATTCGCTGTTTCGTGAAGCATATATCTCTTTATATCCTTACTTATATTAGTCAAGGCCTAAAAGTGAAAGGTCTTTTAGCTGTTCCTGATGGAACAAGTCCACGACCTGCTGTCATTTACTGCCGCGGAGGCATTAAACGTGTTGGGATGGTTCGCAAACGAAGAATTATATCGATGGCTAAACGCGGTTACGTCGTCTTTGCTCCTTATTATCGGGGGAATGAAGGTGGGGAAGGACGTGAGGATTTTGGCGGGGAAGACCGGTTCGATTTGTTTCATGCTATTCCAGTGGTGCAATCTTTAGAGGAAGTATTGCCAGGTCCCATACCATTGATTGGATTTTCCAGAGGTGCTGTTATGGCCATGCGTGCAGCCCGAGAGTGCAGCGGGGTTGGTCCTGTTGTCGTTTGGGGAGGTGTAAGTGACATGTTGGATACCTATGAGCAGCGTGTGGATTTGCGGCGGATGCTCAAACGGGTTGTCGGACATCCGAAGAAACAAGTCGAGGCTTACATCGATCGGTCGCCAGCATGTTGGGTAAATGAAATCAACACGCCTATCTATATTATTCATGGTACGAATGATTCGCAAGTGGACATAGGACATGCAAGAAAATTGGCTAACTCTCTGGATCAAGCTGGAAAAGATTATACGATGGCTTTATATACAGGACTTGAACATCGGTTTCCTCGGAAAGAAGATGAAAAGGCTCTGGATGACATATTTACATGGCTCAATGAGAAGCTTGAACGAAGTAAGCAGGAAGTTTTTTCCACCTAA
- a CDS encoding DUF2573 family protein — MNTDFENEFNSLVFKTAELITGDTSPEMLEKIKIWAFFNHVHKSLPALTSHWNQTHPEGKAEVRRIFEEIRDLNQALQAKNPEQT, encoded by the coding sequence ATGAATACAGATTTTGAGAACGAATTTAATTCCTTAGTGTTCAAAACTGCTGAACTCATCACGGGCGATACTTCCCCTGAAATGCTTGAGAAAATTAAGATTTGGGCATTTTTTAATCATGTTCATAAGTCGCTGCCGGCTCTAACCTCCCACTGGAATCAAACGCATCCAGAAGGCAAAGCCGAAGTGCGTCGCATTTTCGAAGAAATTCGAGATTTGAACCAGGCCTTACAAGCGAAAAATCCGGAACAGACTTAA
- a CDS encoding SDR family oxidoreductase, with protein sequence MNIANKIVLITGASSGIGAVMAQQFAAKGAIPILTARSTKKLEEIASGLQGQHAFYEMDVTNTKQVHDVVGQIIAKFGRIDILINNAGYGIFESFAEAPLAHFEEMMNVNYMGIVRCTQAVLPHMLKAGSGHIVNVASMAGKIGSAKSTGYSATKHAVLGFTNSLRQELIRSGISITAINPGPISTPFFDKADPSGNYVKNVAWFMLKPEKVVKELMHAIERNIPEKDLPFVAGMGIKIFHLFPRMFDRLASGILNKK encoded by the coding sequence TTGAACATTGCGAACAAAATCGTCTTAATTACAGGAGCTTCGAGCGGCATTGGGGCCGTTATGGCACAGCAATTTGCAGCCAAAGGAGCCATTCCTATATTAACTGCACGCAGTACAAAAAAACTTGAAGAAATTGCTTCGGGCTTGCAAGGTCAGCATGCCTTTTACGAGATGGATGTAACGAATACAAAGCAGGTTCATGATGTTGTAGGACAAATTATAGCCAAATTTGGTCGTATCGATATTTTGATTAATAACGCGGGTTATGGGATATTTGAGTCGTTTGCGGAAGCGCCGCTTGCTCATTTTGAAGAAATGATGAATGTAAATTACATGGGCATAGTCCGATGTACCCAAGCTGTATTGCCTCATATGCTGAAGGCCGGGAGCGGTCATATTGTGAACGTGGCTTCTATGGCGGGTAAGATTGGTTCGGCCAAATCCACGGGTTATTCCGCGACTAAGCACGCAGTGTTAGGTTTCACGAACAGCTTGCGGCAGGAGCTTATAAGATCTGGGATTTCTATAACAGCGATTAACCCGGGCCCTATCTCAACACCTTTCTTTGATAAAGCAGATCCGAGCGGTAACTATGTTAAAAATGTGGCTTGGTTTATGCTTAAACCGGAGAAAGTCGTTAAAGAACTCATGCATGCGATAGAAAGAAATATTCCTGAGAAAGATCTTCCTTTTGTGGCTGGAATGGGGATCAAAATATTTCATCTATTCCCGCGAATGTTCGATCGCTTGGCATCTGGTATTTTAAATAAAAAATAA
- a CDS encoding chemotaxis protein CheX, translated as MKAEYINPFLESARIVIEQVANIRPTTGQLGVKDVKFVEKYIWIQIGMTGQMEGDIVFGLAEDVALKMVSAMMGGFVITEMDEMGKSAISELGNMISGNASTMLFNQGVRVDITPPKIVQSATAAGFVPKRALTIPLIMDNIGELDIQVLIT; from the coding sequence ATGAAGGCTGAGTACATTAATCCCTTTTTGGAGTCGGCTAGAATTGTCATCGAGCAAGTTGCTAACATTCGCCCAACAACGGGGCAGCTCGGCGTCAAAGACGTCAAATTTGTGGAAAAGTATATCTGGATCCAAATCGGGATGACCGGGCAGATGGAAGGCGATATTGTTTTCGGCTTAGCTGAGGATGTTGCTTTGAAAATGGTTTCTGCCATGATGGGTGGATTTGTTATTACAGAAATGGACGAAATGGGTAAGAGCGCCATCTCTGAGCTTGGTAATATGATTAGTGGGAATGCAAGCACAATGCTTTTCAATCAAGGGGTAAGGGTGGATATTACACCGCCGAAAATTGTTCAATCTGCAACAGCTGCTGGATTTGTGCCGAAGAGAGCATTGACCATACCTTTGATCATGGATAACATTGGCGAGCTGGACATTCAAGTATTAATCACGTAA
- a CDS encoding PAS domain S-box protein produces the protein MIKQHITARNWSLYQFALVYHIIALFLIGVNFYFIHPLAYMQDNRLIGLFIDVILFGSIFGLALFGIKLVNKRVLTINETAKRYKSLYDNHPDSIISFSLDGEVLSANHGLESLLGLARETSMLTSFIPMINPPDLLKALHHFQVASAGMPQNFEAAFVHQKGYPIQSNVTFVPTMVDGSIVGVFAILKDLTEVKEQKKVIDKLYKQNQLILNSVSEGIYGIDRSGRTIFWNKAAEAITGWKVDEMLGRQIHNLIRPVKSDGTLYSPEESPILNTILNHEISDMKEDMFWRKDETTFPVMYMSSPMLEGKGELLGTVITFRDITELKKTQELLIKSDKLSAVGQLAAGVAHEIRNPLTALKGFLQLLKTNDAKEKYYIEIMQNELKRIEFIVNEFLLVSKPQATHFVTQTLDSIVTSTIELLQPQALLGNIQIEAELTSDLPPVSCDEHQLKQVFINIMKNALEAMPQGGTMRIQALLDNNRSSIIIRFIDQGCGISPERLPKLGEPFYSTKEKGTGLGLMVCYRIIEAHGGFMEIRSKLEEGTTVEITLPSTQ, from the coding sequence ATGATAAAACAGCATATTACTGCTCGAAATTGGAGTTTATATCAATTTGCGCTAGTTTATCATATTATTGCCCTATTTTTGATCGGGGTAAATTTCTACTTTATACATCCTCTTGCTTATATGCAAGATAACCGTTTGATAGGCCTATTTATCGATGTCATCCTATTTGGCTCGATTTTCGGATTAGCTTTATTTGGCATTAAACTAGTTAATAAAAGAGTATTGACCATTAACGAAACCGCGAAACGATATAAATCACTTTACGATAATCATCCTGATTCTATTATCTCGTTTAGCTTGGACGGCGAGGTATTGTCCGCTAATCATGGATTGGAAAGTCTTCTAGGACTAGCTCGCGAGACCTCGATGTTAACTTCCTTCATTCCTATGATCAATCCCCCGGATCTTCTCAAGGCATTGCATCATTTCCAAGTGGCTTCAGCCGGGATGCCGCAAAATTTCGAGGCTGCCTTTGTTCATCAGAAAGGTTACCCTATCCAATCCAATGTAACGTTCGTCCCGACGATGGTAGATGGCAGTATTGTAGGAGTTTTCGCCATTCTTAAAGATTTGACTGAAGTCAAGGAACAGAAGAAGGTCATCGATAAGCTCTATAAACAAAATCAACTCATTCTCAATTCCGTTTCAGAAGGTATTTACGGGATTGATAGGAGTGGTCGCACCATTTTCTGGAATAAGGCCGCTGAGGCGATAACCGGGTGGAAAGTAGATGAAATGCTGGGCCGGCAAATTCATAATCTTATTCGACCCGTTAAGAGCGATGGTACGCTTTATTCACCTGAGGAAAGCCCTATTTTGAATACGATTCTGAATCACGAAATTTCTGACATGAAAGAGGATATGTTCTGGAGAAAAGATGAAACCACCTTCCCCGTCATGTACATGTCTAGTCCTATGCTGGAGGGCAAAGGTGAACTCCTAGGTACGGTTATTACTTTCAGAGATATTACCGAGTTGAAAAAGACGCAGGAGCTGCTAATTAAATCAGACAAGCTGTCTGCTGTTGGGCAGTTGGCTGCTGGCGTTGCGCATGAAATCCGGAATCCGTTAACGGCATTGAAGGGATTCTTGCAGTTGCTCAAGACGAATGATGCCAAAGAGAAATATTACATAGAAATCATGCAAAATGAACTGAAGCGTATTGAATTTATTGTGAATGAGTTCTTGCTTGTATCCAAGCCGCAGGCGACACATTTCGTAACTCAGACCTTAGATTCCATTGTCACAAGCACAATTGAACTTCTTCAACCTCAAGCACTGCTTGGAAATATTCAGATTGAAGCAGAACTTACGTCAGATCTGCCGCCTGTCTCCTGTGATGAGCATCAGCTTAAGCAGGTTTTCATCAATATTATGAAAAATGCGTTGGAAGCTATGCCGCAAGGTGGTACAATGCGTATTCAAGCTCTACTGGACAATAACCGAAGCAGCATAATCATACGTTTCATCGATCAGGGGTGCGGTATATCACCCGAGCGGCTGCCCAAGCTTGGAGAACCATTTTATAGTACGAAGGAAAAAGGAACAGGACTAGGTCTTATGGTCTGTTATCGAATTATCGAAGCACACGGCGGCTTTATGGAAATTCGTAGTAAATTAGAAGAAGGAACGACGGTAGAGATCACACTTCCTTCCACGCAATAA
- a CDS encoding TIGR01457 family HAD-type hydrolase has protein sequence MKGFLIDLDGTLYRGHEPIPHAAAFIDWLHQHQLPYLLVTNNSSRTPEQVAEHLQELGIKVPAAAVYTSSQAAAQYLTEQRGGHRVHMVGEAGLRIALEASGFAVSTETTPDYVVQGIDRSFSYEKLTEAVRHLKHGATYVLTNPDRMLPSDGGLMPGAGSLAASITAASGVEPVVIGKPSPIIMAYAIERLGLPAADVWVIGDNVHTDIRGGRLAGCRTALVLTGVATADNVQVQLASAGLTPDLICDDLQHFIEQLNGSGSI, from the coding sequence ATGAAAGGTTTTCTCATTGATTTAGACGGTACACTGTACCGGGGGCATGAACCGATTCCCCATGCGGCGGCATTCATTGATTGGCTGCACCAGCACCAATTGCCCTATCTACTCGTGACGAACAATTCGTCTCGCACGCCTGAACAGGTTGCCGAGCATCTGCAAGAGCTCGGCATAAAGGTTCCAGCGGCGGCCGTCTATACTTCCTCACAGGCGGCCGCTCAGTACCTGACCGAGCAGCGCGGAGGTCACCGCGTGCATATGGTCGGCGAAGCCGGACTACGGATCGCCTTGGAGGCGTCCGGCTTCGCCGTAAGTACTGAGACGACGCCGGATTACGTCGTCCAAGGCATTGACCGCAGCTTCTCCTACGAGAAGCTGACCGAAGCGGTCCGCCATCTGAAGCATGGCGCGACCTATGTGTTAACCAATCCCGACCGCATGCTGCCGTCGGATGGTGGGCTTATGCCAGGAGCTGGCTCCCTGGCAGCTTCGATCACCGCCGCCTCGGGCGTGGAGCCCGTGGTGATCGGCAAGCCTTCGCCGATCATCATGGCTTACGCCATCGAGCGGCTCGGGCTGCCTGCCGCCGATGTCTGGGTCATCGGCGATAACGTGCATACCGACATCCGCGGAGGCAGGTTGGCGGGATGCCGCACGGCGCTTGTGTTGACCGGTGTCGCCACGGCGGATAACGTGCAAGTGCAGCTGGCGTCGGCGGGCTTGACGCCGGACTTGATCTGCGATGATTTGCAGCACTTCATCGAGCAGTTAAACGGAAGTGGCAGCATATAA
- a CDS encoding PadR family transcriptional regulator, whose product MSMKLVILGLLMEANRHTYEIRQTMKERGMNNYMKLQDGSLYYAMDQLHKDELVEAHEVVRDTNRPEKTIYQITAAGKLKFQELLVEQLHEEIKHYHPLYVALPFSVHGDQAKIADILENKILAQKIIMNKMKSLYEEHISIVPRVVLQMLIGTYKRAFSELKWLEQLQKDAREGRLQEKNSPLEVDWDRIE is encoded by the coding sequence ATGTCGATGAAGCTCGTCATTCTCGGGCTGCTGATGGAAGCTAACCGGCATACCTATGAAATTCGGCAGACGATGAAAGAAAGAGGCATGAACAATTACATGAAGCTGCAAGACGGCTCGCTGTATTATGCGATGGATCAACTCCATAAGGATGAACTCGTAGAAGCACATGAGGTTGTACGGGACACGAATCGTCCGGAGAAAACGATCTATCAAATTACCGCAGCCGGGAAATTAAAATTTCAAGAACTATTAGTGGAACAATTGCATGAAGAAATCAAGCACTACCATCCGCTTTATGTCGCTCTGCCTTTCTCCGTGCATGGGGATCAGGCGAAGATTGCCGACATTCTTGAAAATAAGATTTTGGCCCAAAAAATCATTATGAACAAGATGAAAAGCTTGTATGAAGAACACATTTCCATTGTTCCAAGAGTTGTCTTACAGATGTTAATAGGAACCTATAAACGGGCATTTAGCGAGTTAAAATGGCTGGAGCAGCTGCAGAAGGATGCGAGAGAGGGCCGCTTGCAAGAGAAGAATTCCCCGCTGGAAGTTGACTGGGACCGTATTGAATAG